ATGCATTCTTGGCATTTGCAATATTCTCAATGAAGTACGACTCTATGGTATCCAGGCCCCAGGCCATGCCGGCACCCCCTCCCTCCCTTGCCCTTGGCGAGAGCCCCAGCTGCATCATACGAACCTTCTCATCCTCTGGAATATCCTTGGTACGCTTGCGTATCTCATCGATTTGCGATTCCAGGTAAGAGGCGATATCACCGGCATCCTCCTCTCGAGAAAATACCTCGCCCACCAGCCTGATCTCATCTCCGATGCGATCCACTGTTGGCTGCTCCTGAAATGGCGGGCCGACCAGCACTACCAGCGGTATTCCGAGTGATTCAATCGATGCGATGGTCTTCTCGATCTTCTCATCAGATCCCGCAGAAAATGCCCATGACCCCTCCCGGAGGAAGACCACATCCGGTTCCAGGGAGGCGAGTGTCTCATAGTTGACGGCAGTTGCGCCCTCGACCAGGACCGGGAGTTCGACCAGTTCGGGTATGAGGTATTTGACAGGATTCATGCCATTCTTGAATTCGTAGCTGCGGCCGTCCACCGTCTCGAAGGAGTAATTGAAGTCGGTCCGGCAGCAGGGAGCGCCCAGAGCTACAATCCTGTCCTGGATGCCCAGACGGTACATGATGCCCTCGACAAAACCATCATCTATGGCGATCACCCGTTCGATGCTCAATGGAACTTCAACATTCCGTCCGAGCATATCGGTTACGGTCTTGTGCTCCTCTGCTGAGATGGGCAGTGCCAGCGAGAGGCCCATTATCATCAGAAGAAGCAGAAGCAATTGCGTCTTTCGGTTCTTTATCATCATTCATTCCTCCGTTGTCCAGTCCATCCACTGGGCTGATCGCAGCTTTTCAGCTGTCTCCCGGTCCACTCCATAGACCTTCTGGTAGAAGTCCAGCAGCCACTGGGTCAGGTCTATGTCCTGGAATCGGTCCGGGTATGCAGCCTTGGCGATGACCATAACATCGATTGGATACTCCAGCCGCTTGGCGCAGTTGCATGGAGACCAGGGAAGAGCAGTAACATTCCTGTCCTGCACCGCCCTCAGCTCTTGCAGGTT
This genomic stretch from Methanothrix sp. harbors:
- a CDS encoding iron ABC transporter substrate-binding protein, which encodes MMIKNRKTQLLLLLLMIMGLSLALPISAEEHKTVTDMLGRNVEVPLSIERVIAIDDGFVEGIMYRLGIQDRIVALGAPCCRTDFNYSFETVDGRSYEFKNGMNPVKYLIPELVELPVLVEGATAVNYETLASLEPDVVFLREGSWAFSAGSDEKIEKTIASIESLGIPLVVLVGPPFQEQPTVDRIGDEIRLVGEVFSREEDAGDIASYLESQIDEIRKRTKDIPEDEKVRMMQLGLSPRAREGGGAGMAWGLDTIESYFIENIANAKNAYDGTGAFVVVSTEQILNMDPDVIVLPTAQGYHPASELYTAPYYQNLQELSAVKNGRVYALPWTPYNWAKRLEYPIEAMIIAKAAYPERFADINVAEWSLDFYQQVYGVDEATARELRSVQWLDWMEEEGF